A single region of the Halorussus gelatinilyticus genome encodes:
- a CDS encoding sulfurtransferase → MNENVVVSADRLADHLGEVRVVDVRDAWEYDGIGHVPGAVNVPFDSFRDEESDAPGTLPGEDAWAELLGEAGIAADDTVVAYDDTHGVFAARFLVTAEAYGHTDLHLLDGDYSSWMREHETSDEAPEVEPTTYEVREPEHSPFVDHEEVEAAIDDPDSVLVDTRDDWEYEEGHLPGARLLDWKELVDEETRGLKPREELEAILADHGVTPDKRVVLYCNTARRISHTYVVLASLGYDDVGFYEGSLTDWEAVGGPIETSSESSE, encoded by the coding sequence ATGAACGAGAACGTCGTAGTCAGCGCCGACCGACTCGCCGACCATCTCGGCGAGGTGCGGGTCGTGGACGTGCGCGACGCGTGGGAGTACGACGGCATCGGCCACGTTCCCGGCGCGGTCAACGTCCCCTTCGACAGTTTCCGCGACGAGGAGAGCGACGCCCCCGGCACGCTTCCCGGCGAAGACGCGTGGGCCGAACTGCTCGGCGAAGCGGGCATCGCCGCGGACGACACCGTCGTCGCCTACGACGACACCCACGGCGTCTTCGCGGCGCGGTTTCTCGTGACCGCAGAGGCGTACGGCCACACCGACCTCCACCTGCTCGACGGCGACTACAGTTCGTGGATGCGCGAACACGAAACGTCCGACGAGGCCCCGGAGGTAGAGCCGACGACGTACGAGGTTCGCGAACCGGAACACTCGCCCTTCGTGGACCACGAGGAAGTCGAGGCGGCGATAGACGACCCGGACAGCGTCCTCGTGGACACCCGCGACGACTGGGAGTACGAGGAGGGCCACCTCCCCGGCGCGCGACTCCTCGACTGGAAGGAACTCGTGGACGAGGAGACCCGCGGGCTGAAGCCCCGCGAGGAGTTGGAGGCGATTCTGGCCGACCACGGCGTCACGCCCGACAAGCGCGTCGTCCTCTACTGCAACACCGCCCGGCGCATCAGCCACACCTACGTCGTCCTCGCGTCGCTCGGCTACGACGACGTGGGGTTCTACGAGGGCAGTCTGACCGACTGGGAGGCGGTCGGCGGCCCCATCGAGACCAGTTCGGAGTCTTCGGAGTAG
- a CDS encoding sulfurtransferase, translating into MSDSEYANDVLVTADWVADHLDEFQSDDPEYRLVEVDVDTEAYDEAHAPGAIGFNWETQLQDQTQRDILEKADFEDLLGSHGITEDSTVVLYGDNSNWFAAYAYWQFKYYGHDDVRLLDGGRDYWLDNDYETTDEVPEFSEQSYDAAGPRESIRAYRDDVEKAIDRGVPLVDVRSPEEYSGEVLAPPGLQETAQRGGHIPGAKNISWAAVTNDDGTFKTRDELADLYADEGIDGEGTTVAYCRIGERSSVAWFALHELLGYDDTVNYDGSWTEWGNLVDAPIETGSGE; encoded by the coding sequence ATGAGCGATTCAGAGTACGCGAACGACGTCCTCGTCACCGCCGACTGGGTGGCGGACCACCTCGACGAGTTCCAGAGCGACGACCCCGAGTACCGACTCGTGGAGGTAGACGTGGACACCGAGGCCTACGACGAGGCCCACGCGCCGGGCGCTATCGGCTTCAACTGGGAGACCCAACTGCAGGACCAGACCCAGCGCGACATCCTCGAGAAGGCCGACTTCGAGGACCTGCTCGGCTCTCACGGCATCACCGAGGACTCCACCGTGGTCCTCTACGGCGACAACTCCAACTGGTTCGCGGCCTACGCCTACTGGCAGTTCAAGTACTACGGCCACGACGACGTGCGCCTGCTCGACGGCGGCCGCGACTACTGGCTCGACAACGACTACGAGACCACCGACGAGGTGCCGGAGTTCTCCGAGCAGAGCTACGACGCCGCCGGCCCGCGCGAGTCCATCCGCGCCTACCGCGACGACGTGGAGAAGGCCATCGACCGCGGCGTTCCGCTCGTGGACGTCCGCTCGCCCGAGGAGTACAGCGGCGAGGTCCTCGCCCCGCCAGGCCTCCAGGAGACCGCCCAGCGCGGCGGCCACATCCCCGGCGCGAAGAACATCTCGTGGGCCGCGGTCACGAACGACGACGGCACGTTCAAGACCCGCGACGAACTCGCGGACCTCTACGCCGACGAGGGCATCGACGGCGAGGGCACGACGGTCGCGTACTGCCGCATCGGCGAGCGCTCGTCGGTCGCGTGGTTCGCGCTCCACGAACTGCTGGGCTACGACGACACCGTCAACTACGACGGGTCGTGGACCGAGTGGGGCAACCTCGTGGACGCGCCCATCGAAACCGGTAGCGGCGAGTAG
- a CDS encoding SDR family oxidoreductase produces the protein MTATGSDRTVLVTGCGSGIGRRTARAFAREGWTVYATDLRADLLDPLADECETAELDVTDAERCEAVVERVVRESGGIDCLVNNAGFGVVGAVEDVSADLAREQFDVLVHGPHRLARAAVPHLREAGTGRPDSGRIVNVSSVLGRAAFPGLGTYSAAKFALEGLTDALRLEAGPEIDVVAVEPAWVRTNFEETAMDRMADGERTPAYDDVYDLYERGAALDGGPLAVAPERVAETILRVATVSDPKTRYPVGWVARTIVASRFLPDRVHDRSTWWLAKAGVRLRKWGLI, from the coding sequence ATGACCGCAACTGGGAGCGACCGAACCGTCCTCGTCACGGGGTGTGGCTCCGGCATCGGCCGCCGGACGGCCCGCGCGTTCGCCCGCGAGGGCTGGACCGTCTACGCGACCGACCTCCGGGCGGACCTGCTCGACCCGCTGGCCGACGAGTGCGAGACCGCCGAACTCGACGTGACCGACGCCGAGCGGTGCGAGGCGGTCGTGGAGCGGGTCGTCCGGGAGTCCGGCGGCATCGACTGTCTGGTCAACAACGCCGGGTTCGGCGTCGTCGGCGCAGTCGAGGACGTGTCGGCCGACCTCGCCCGCGAGCAGTTCGACGTGCTGGTTCACGGGCCACACCGCCTCGCGCGCGCCGCCGTGCCGCACCTGCGCGAGGCCGGGACCGGCCGCCCCGACTCCGGACGAATCGTCAACGTCTCCAGCGTCCTCGGTCGGGCGGCGTTCCCCGGTCTCGGCACCTACAGCGCCGCGAAGTTCGCGCTCGAAGGCCTGACCGACGCGCTCCGATTAGAAGCCGGCCCGGAAATCGACGTGGTTGCGGTCGAACCCGCGTGGGTCCGGACGAACTTCGAGGAGACCGCGATGGACCGCATGGCCGACGGCGAGCGCACCCCGGCCTACGACGACGTGTACGACCTCTACGAGCGCGGTGCCGCGCTCGACGGCGGCCCGCTGGCGGTCGCGCCCGAGCGCGTCGCCGAGACGATTCTCCGTGTCGCCACCGTCTCGGACCCGAAGACGCGCTATCCGGTCGGGTGGGTCGCGCGGACCATCGTCGCCTCGCGGTTCCTTCCCGACCGGGTGCATGATAGGTCCACTTGGTGGTTGGCGAAGGCGGGAGTCCGGTTACGGAAGTGGGGGCTGATTTGA
- a CDS encoding sensor histidine kinase yields MSSLGETIAGPLSPAETGDGRPGDDLRRTAGSGVIALTGFGLLVPTVTHLLDGPESLVAGLLAGLGTAVALVLVAAGYLIHRAGFSATNTLRIAGWNTLGVVVLGLVLALVYLYRPLAVPPFVVATVLGVSAAAHVIIGVNDVRRIRAEELATEREKTAVLNRLIRHNLRNDVQVLGGFAERLTTEVADPELADVAGRVERKADDLGGMYEKVADIQQTIEGEAAATRSVELGPVADEVVGEFREEYPAAGIGVSIPAGLSVRANEQLRRVLANLVENAADHHGGEAPSVRLAAERSGDRVEIRVADDGPGIPDDEVAVLTGDRDLTQLDHGSGFGLWLVKWVVDGYGGDLRFEESDSGGTVVAVTLDAA; encoded by the coding sequence ATGTCATCACTCGGAGAAACCATCGCCGGGCCGCTCTCGCCCGCCGAGACCGGCGACGGTCGGCCGGGCGACGACCTGCGCCGGACCGCCGGAAGCGGCGTCATCGCGCTCACCGGGTTCGGCCTGCTCGTGCCCACCGTCACGCACCTCCTCGACGGACCGGAATCGCTCGTCGCCGGCCTCCTCGCCGGCCTCGGCACCGCGGTCGCGCTCGTCCTCGTCGCCGCGGGGTACCTGATACACCGCGCCGGGTTCTCGGCGACGAACACCCTGCGAATCGCGGGGTGGAACACGCTCGGCGTCGTCGTCCTCGGATTGGTCCTCGCGCTGGTCTACCTCTACCGACCGCTCGCGGTCCCGCCGTTCGTCGTGGCGACCGTACTGGGCGTCAGCGCGGCCGCGCACGTCATCATCGGCGTCAACGACGTGCGCCGGATTCGGGCCGAAGAGCTGGCGACCGAGCGCGAGAAGACCGCAGTGCTGAACCGTCTCATCCGCCACAACCTCCGCAACGACGTGCAGGTGTTGGGCGGGTTCGCCGAGCGACTGACGACCGAGGTGGCGGACCCGGAACTCGCCGACGTGGCCGGTCGGGTCGAGCGCAAGGCCGACGACCTCGGCGGGATGTACGAGAAGGTCGCGGACATCCAACAGACCATCGAGGGCGAGGCGGCCGCGACTCGGAGCGTCGAACTCGGGCCGGTCGCCGACGAGGTGGTCGGGGAGTTCCGCGAGGAGTACCCCGCGGCCGGAATCGGGGTCTCGATTCCGGCCGGACTCTCGGTCCGGGCGAACGAGCAGTTGCGGCGCGTCCTCGCCAATCTCGTGGAGAACGCCGCGGACCACCACGGCGGCGAGGCCCCGAGCGTGCGACTCGCCGCCGAGCGGTCGGGCGACCGCGTGGAGATTCGCGTCGCCGACGACGGGCCGGGCATCCCCGACGACGAGGTGGCGGTGCTGACCGGCGACCGCGACCTCACGCAACTCGACCACGGGAGCGGGTTCGGTCTCTGGCTCGTGAAGTGGGTCGTGGACGGCTACGGCGGCGACCTGCGCTTCGAGGAGAGCGATTCGGGCGGAACCGTCGTCGCGGTGACGCTCGACGCGGCGTAG
- a CDS encoding rubrerythrin family protein: MNADEFLDLVRDDNETALSRLGSSKSLYAETEGKMEPETVFRAAADAEFAASETFRQWADDAAAESVREAFADFADQERDHYEQVVGKLDEDVADHEPSEVPAIHEYLRDLDGDPARVGGFLGRTVASEKSKEQMVGFFVGQADPQTAQLFRDLGDDLDGQLERGTELLADVCESDADWDAALDAASGAIQAAYDEYTETLEGMGVNPKPVC; this comes from the coding sequence ATGAACGCCGACGAATTCCTCGATTTGGTCCGCGACGACAACGAGACCGCGCTCTCTCGACTCGGCTCCTCGAAGTCGCTCTACGCCGAGACCGAGGGCAAGATGGAACCCGAGACCGTCTTTCGCGCCGCCGCGGACGCCGAGTTCGCCGCCAGCGAGACGTTCCGGCAGTGGGCCGACGACGCGGCCGCCGAGTCGGTCCGAGAGGCGTTCGCCGACTTCGCCGACCAAGAGCGCGACCACTACGAACAAGTCGTCGGGAAACTGGACGAGGACGTCGCGGACCACGAGCCGAGCGAAGTGCCCGCCATCCACGAGTACCTGCGCGACCTCGACGGCGACCCGGCCCGCGTCGGCGGGTTCTTGGGTCGCACCGTGGCCAGCGAGAAGTCCAAAGAGCAGATGGTCGGCTTCTTCGTCGGGCAGGCCGACCCCCAGACCGCCCAACTGTTCCGCGACTTGGGCGACGACTTGGACGGGCAGTTGGAGCGCGGGACCGAACTGCTGGCCGACGTGTGCGAGAGCGACGCGGACTGGGACGCCGCGCTCGACGCGGCCAGCGGCGCGATTCAGGCGGCCTACGACGAGTACACCGAGACGCTGGAAGGGATGGGCGTGAATCCGAAGCCGGTGTGCTGA
- the uvrB gene encoding excinuclease ABC subunit UvrB: MSDADSGPLSPDRPEAESDFRVDAPFDPAGDQPEAIEQLAEGFRSGMDKQTLLGVTGSGKTNTVSWVVEEIQQPTLVIAHNKTLAAQLYEEFRNLFPDNAVEYFVSYYDYYQPEAYVEQTDKYIEKDASINEEIDRLRHSATRSLLTRDDVIVVASVSAIYGLGDPRNYEEMSLRLEVGDEVGRDELLARLVDLNYERNDVDFTQGTFRVRGDTVEIFPMYGRYAVRVELWGDEIDRMMKVDPLEGEVVSQESAVLVHPGEHYSIPEQTMDDAIAEIEDDLDDRIRYFERNNDLVAAQRIEERTTFDLEMMKEAGYCSGIENYSVYLSDREPGDAPFTLLDYFPDDFLTVIDESHQTVPQIKGQFAGDKSRKDSLVENGFRLPTAYDNRPLTFEEFEEKTDQTLYVSATPADYEREQSDQIVEQIVRPTHLVDPKVEVSDAEGQIDDLMDRIERRTENDERVLVTTLTKRMAEDLTEYLEEAGVAVEYMHDETDTLERHELVRGLRLGEFDVLVGINLLREGLDIPEVSLVAILDADQQGFLRSETSLVQTMGRAARNVNGEVVLYADEVTDAMDAAIGETQRRRRIQQEYNEEHGFEATTIEKEVSDANLPGSKTDTSGVTSGEPETDDEAEARIEELEERMNEAASNLEFELAADIRDRIRELREEFEVDVDVEGEGVPEPTDGF, encoded by the coding sequence ATGAGCGACGCCGACAGCGGGCCGCTTTCGCCCGACAGACCCGAGGCCGAGTCGGACTTCCGGGTCGATGCGCCCTTCGACCCCGCCGGGGACCAACCGGAAGCCATCGAGCAGTTGGCCGAGGGGTTCCGGTCGGGCATGGACAAACAGACGTTGCTCGGGGTGACGGGGTCGGGCAAGACCAACACCGTCTCGTGGGTCGTCGAGGAGATTCAGCAACCGACGCTCGTCATCGCCCACAACAAGACGCTCGCCGCCCAACTCTACGAAGAGTTCCGCAACCTCTTCCCCGACAACGCCGTCGAGTACTTCGTCAGTTACTACGACTACTACCAACCGGAGGCGTACGTCGAGCAGACCGACAAGTACATCGAGAAGGACGCCTCCATCAACGAGGAGATAGACCGCCTGCGTCACTCCGCCACGCGCTCGCTGTTGACGCGCGACGACGTAATCGTGGTCGCGTCGGTCTCCGCGATTTACGGGCTGGGCGACCCGCGAAACTACGAGGAGATGAGCCTGCGCCTCGAAGTCGGCGACGAGGTGGGCCGCGACGAACTGCTCGCGCGACTCGTGGACCTGAACTACGAGCGCAACGACGTGGACTTCACGCAGGGCACGTTCCGCGTGCGGGGCGATACCGTCGAGATATTCCCGATGTACGGCCGGTACGCCGTGCGCGTCGAGCTGTGGGGCGACGAGATAGACCGCATGATGAAGGTGGACCCCTTGGAGGGCGAAGTCGTCTCCCAGGAGTCGGCGGTGCTGGTCCACCCCGGCGAACACTACTCCATTCCAGAGCAGACGATGGACGACGCCATCGCCGAAATCGAGGACGACTTGGACGACCGCATCCGGTACTTCGAGCGGAACAACGACCTCGTGGCCGCCCAGCGCATCGAGGAGCGCACGACCTTCGATTTGGAGATGATGAAGGAGGCCGGCTACTGTTCGGGCATCGAGAACTACTCGGTGTACCTCTCCGATAGGGAACCGGGCGACGCTCCCTTCACGCTGCTGGACTACTTCCCCGACGACTTCCTCACCGTCATCGACGAGTCCCACCAGACCGTTCCGCAGATAAAGGGCCAGTTCGCGGGCGACAAGTCCCGGAAGGACTCGCTGGTCGAAAACGGCTTCCGCCTGCCGACCGCCTACGACAACCGGCCGCTCACCTTCGAGGAGTTCGAGGAGAAGACCGACCAGACCCTCTACGTCTCGGCGACCCCCGCCGACTACGAGCGCGAGCAGAGCGACCAGATAGTCGAACAGATCGTCCGCCCGACCCACCTCGTGGACCCGAAAGTCGAGGTGTCGGACGCCGAGGGCCAGATAGACGACCTGATGGACCGCATCGAGCGCAGGACGGAGAACGACGAGCGCGTGCTGGTCACGACGCTGACCAAGCGCATGGCCGAGGACCTGACCGAGTACCTCGAAGAGGCCGGCGTCGCGGTCGAGTACATGCACGACGAGACCGACACTCTGGAGCGCCACGAACTCGTCCGGGGCCTGCGCCTCGGCGAGTTCGACGTGCTGGTCGGCATCAACCTCCTGCGCGAGGGACTGGACATCCCGGAGGTCTCGCTCGTCGCCATCCTCGACGCCGACCAGCAGGGGTTCCTCAGGTCCGAGACCTCGCTCGTCCAGACGATGGGTCGGGCCGCCCGAAACGTCAACGGTGAGGTCGTCCTCTACGCCGACGAGGTCACGGACGCGATGGACGCCGCAATCGGCGAGACCCAGCGCCGCCGCCGCATCCAGCAGGAGTACAACGAGGAACACGGCTTCGAGGCGACGACCATCGAGAAGGAGGTCTCGGACGCCAACCTGCCGGGGAGCAAGACCGACACCTCCGGCGTCACGTCGGGCGAACCCGAGACCGACGACGAGGCCGAGGCGCGCATCGAGGAGTTAGAGGAGCGCATGAACGAGGCGGCGAGCAACCTCGAATTCGAACTCGCGGCCGACATCCGCGACCGCATCCGGGAGTTGCGCGAGGAGTTCGAGGTCGACGTAGACGTGGAGGGCGAGGGCGTGCCGGAACCGACCGACGGGTTCTGA
- a CDS encoding sulfite exporter TauE/SafE family protein: MALPLGFSVLGLLTFLVLTFTICTTVNTFAMEAAVLFVPAFLFVYPELVPAFPDVPLQAAIGLALFVELFGYTSSVSAYYYRGHVDLDAAKAILAISVPVAVVTRALSYFAPSAALKVLFGGMLIGLSAVLFRAHDGDDHQKAVAADGGTPISTASTFDRYDRLVAGVGGTMAGFVAIAIGELTQTLLTVRKRVSVRLSTGTSALVLHGTIVAALVTNLLLLKYAPPSFSGHSFTVPFDFGLVAGMTCLVGGQAGAFINSRVSERTTIRAMMVVYSLVGAFVLFRVFFL; the protein is encoded by the coding sequence ATGGCGCTCCCCCTCGGTTTCTCGGTCCTCGGCCTGCTGACGTTTCTGGTCCTCACGTTCACAATCTGTACGACGGTCAACACGTTTGCGATGGAGGCGGCCGTCCTCTTCGTGCCCGCCTTCCTGTTCGTCTATCCGGAACTCGTTCCGGCGTTCCCCGACGTGCCGCTACAGGCCGCCATCGGTCTCGCGCTGTTCGTGGAACTGTTCGGATACACGAGTAGCGTCTCGGCGTACTACTACCGGGGTCACGTGGACCTCGACGCCGCCAAGGCCATCTTGGCTATCAGTGTCCCGGTCGCGGTCGTCACACGGGCGCTCTCGTACTTCGCCCCTTCGGCCGCGCTCAAGGTCCTCTTCGGCGGGATGCTCATCGGTCTCTCAGCGGTGCTGTTCCGCGCCCACGACGGCGACGACCACCAGAAGGCCGTCGCCGCGGACGGAGGGACCCCGATTTCGACGGCCTCGACCTTCGACCGCTACGACCGACTCGTCGCGGGCGTCGGCGGCACGATGGCCGGGTTCGTCGCCATCGCCATCGGCGAACTCACCCAGACTCTACTCACGGTTCGCAAGCGCGTCTCGGTCCGGCTCTCGACCGGGACGAGCGCGCTCGTCCTCCACGGGACCATCGTCGCCGCGCTGGTCACGAATCTGCTCCTACTGAAGTACGCCCCGCCGAGTTTCAGCGGCCACAGCTTCACCGTCCCCTTCGACTTCGGTCTCGTCGCCGGGATGACGTGTCTGGTCGGCGGGCAGGCGGGCGCGTTCATCAACAGTCGCGTCTCCGAGCGGACGACCATCCGCGCGATGATGGTCGTCTACTCGCTGGTCGGCGCGTTCGTCCTGTTCCGGGTCTTCTTCCTCTGA
- a CDS encoding SPFH domain-containing protein, which translates to MNNPFYELGRLSAGRNVSRLLAGVVAVLALLVVLPVTDPLTVLGLLALGLGLAVLSSAVEIVGAYEKRALTVFGEYRELLGPGLNVVPPLVSETHTFDMRTQTLDVSEQEAITEDNSPVTADAVIYIRVMDAEKAYLEVEDYKKAVSDLAQTTLRAVVGDMELDETLRQQKEINARIHEELDRPTDDWGVRVEAVEVQSVMPTPTVVSAMEQQTAAERRRRAMILEAQGERRSAVEKAEGEKASEVIRAQGEKQSQILEAQGDSISTVLRAESAESMGERAVIDKGLETLDAIGQGDSTSFVLPQELTSMVGRYGKHLTGSDVKSQNGDLESLDFDAETRELLGLDEVDELAGELDTEDVELNGSNAGHGPENADDDFENADGSVEVENSEY; encoded by the coding sequence ATGAACAACCCCTTCTACGAGTTGGGGCGACTCTCCGCCGGGCGCAACGTCTCGCGCCTGCTGGCGGGCGTCGTCGCGGTCCTCGCGCTCCTCGTCGTCCTCCCCGTGACGGACCCCCTGACGGTACTCGGGTTGCTGGCGCTCGGACTCGGACTCGCGGTGCTCTCCAGCGCGGTCGAAATCGTGGGGGCCTACGAGAAGCGCGCGCTGACGGTGTTCGGCGAGTACCGGGAACTGCTGGGACCGGGCCTGAACGTCGTGCCGCCGCTGGTGAGCGAGACCCACACCTTCGACATGCGGACCCAGACCCTCGACGTGTCCGAGCAGGAGGCCATCACCGAGGACAACTCGCCGGTGACCGCCGACGCGGTCATCTACATCCGCGTGATGGACGCCGAGAAGGCGTACCTGGAGGTCGAGGACTACAAGAAGGCGGTCTCGGACCTCGCTCAGACCACGCTCCGGGCGGTGGTGGGCGACATGGAACTCGACGAGACGCTCCGACAGCAAAAGGAGATAAACGCCCGCATCCACGAGGAACTGGACCGGCCGACCGACGACTGGGGCGTCCGGGTCGAAGCGGTCGAAGTCCAGTCGGTGATGCCCACGCCGACCGTCGTGAGCGCGATGGAGCAACAGACCGCGGCCGAGCGCCGCCGACGCGCGATGATTCTGGAAGCGCAGGGCGAGCGCCGGAGCGCCGTCGAGAAGGCGGAGGGCGAGAAGGCCTCGGAGGTCATCCGCGCACAGGGCGAGAAGCAGAGCCAGATTCTGGAGGCGCAGGGCGACTCGATTTCGACCGTCCTCCGCGCCGAGTCCGCCGAGTCGATGGGCGAGCGCGCGGTCATCGACAAGGGGTTGGAGACGCTCGACGCCATCGGACAGGGCGACTCGACCAGTTTCGTCCTCCCGCAGGAACTCACGTCGATGGTGGGTCGCTACGGCAAGCACCTCACCGGAAGCGACGTGAAATCGCAAAACGGCGACCTCGAAAGCCTCGACTTCGACGCCGAGACGCGGGAACTGCTCGGACTGGACGAGGTGGACGAACTGGCGGGCGAGTTAGATACCGAGGATGTGGAACTGAACGGTAGCAACGCGGGTCACGGTCCCGAGAACGCGGACGACGACTTCGAGAACGCGGACGGGAGCGTCGAAGTCGAGAACAGCGAGTACTGA
- a CDS encoding YcaO-like family protein produces MEFAESDEPLPSEYNRLVGTKTGLVSNLAHSSLDRGGPRAGVGAVDHADLGWLGAGHTADIEAGGKGLGARETLTSTVGEFVERYCLHWPREDALVEASYDEMASRGEVPDFECLAAYGQADLEPGDHELLDPLSRDTVLPWVAGTNLLTGDTSYVPAHLVWNRVGELADYPNAVVGTSNGAAAGPTLEAAVLSGLAEVVERDAFVRTWCEQTPPPRVDVAATPDLAARRDRLLPSDYRSLSVFEYDGTVDVPAYGAAIVDDRDRYPKFAIGGSADFDPLAAATDAMVEAAQAFPYLEHVRTDYDLDAIDPARIWNFTENTLLYARPENFEHVSFFVEGEETALAPSEDVADDLAAYLDRLDAAGCTPVAVEVTTPDVREVGIRVVRVVVPELVPFPPSSLPPADHPRLAEVDVPEMPHPYP; encoded by the coding sequence ATGGAGTTCGCCGAGTCCGACGAACCGCTCCCGTCGGAGTACAACCGACTCGTCGGGACGAAGACCGGTCTCGTGAGCAACCTCGCACACTCGTCGCTCGACCGAGGCGGCCCGCGCGCGGGCGTCGGCGCGGTGGACCACGCGGATCTCGGCTGGCTCGGAGCAGGCCACACCGCCGACATCGAGGCCGGGGGCAAGGGCCTAGGCGCGCGGGAGACGCTGACCAGCACCGTCGGCGAGTTCGTGGAACGCTACTGCCTCCACTGGCCTCGGGAGGACGCGCTCGTGGAAGCCAGCTACGACGAGATGGCCTCGCGGGGCGAGGTGCCCGACTTCGAGTGTCTGGCGGCCTACGGACAGGCCGACCTCGAACCGGGCGACCACGAACTCCTCGACCCCCTCTCGCGGGACACGGTTCTCCCGTGGGTCGCCGGGACGAACCTGCTGACCGGCGACACGTCCTACGTCCCCGCGCATCTCGTCTGGAACCGGGTCGGGGAACTGGCGGACTACCCGAACGCGGTCGTCGGGACCTCGAACGGGGCCGCGGCGGGACCGACGCTCGAAGCCGCCGTCCTGTCTGGGCTGGCCGAGGTCGTCGAGCGCGACGCGTTCGTGCGGACGTGGTGCGAGCAGACTCCGCCGCCACGCGTGGACGTGGCCGCGACCCCCGACCTCGCGGCTCGACGGGACCGACTGCTCCCGAGCGACTACCGTTCCCTGTCGGTCTTCGAGTACGACGGGACGGTGGACGTGCCGGCGTACGGGGCCGCCATCGTGGACGACCGCGACCGCTACCCGAAGTTCGCCATCGGCGGGAGCGCCGACTTCGACCCGCTCGCGGCGGCCACCGACGCGATGGTCGAAGCCGCCCAAGCGTTCCCCTACCTCGAACACGTCCGTACCGACTACGACCTCGACGCCATCGACCCCGCGCGCATCTGGAACTTCACCGAGAACACACTGCTGTACGCACGGCCCGAGAACTTCGAACACGTCTCGTTCTTCGTGGAGGGCGAGGAGACTGCGCTCGCACCGAGCGAGGACGTCGCGGACGACCTTGCGGCGTACCTCGACCGGTTGGACGCCGCGGGTTGCACCCCGGTCGCGGTCGAGGTCACGACGCCCGACGTGCGCGAGGTCGGCATCCGCGTGGTCCGGGTCGTCGTCCCCGAACTCGTCCCGTTCCCGCCGTCGTCGCTCCCGCCGGCCGACCACCCGCGGCTAGCCGAGGTGGACGTTCCGGAGATGCCCCATCCGTATCCGTAG
- a CDS encoding TOMM precursor leader peptide-binding protein produces the protein MNPERRERIERALSKPVLNPAFVATRTDENTIHVRAGPWTGPAMTIRETDDEEAVADLFALLDGTNPIGEILAQFDSADRDDLLELLDGLAQKNVVYDAADRPESQGWPQLVHSRKFADENCRRLADAEILVVNAGEIGPQIAADLARAGVGEVAVTQPVADARADCSHLDGRENVTLLDDDVTAAVRDAEYVAFAADGEYPAVAAELNRVAHEADTPWMLVQRRGFDGLVGPVFFPGETGCYNCLERRIVSNLSNPEGYASYRNGLGEADAGSLASVGLHAYSRMLAGYATIDLLNLLAYGQAYTVGKTITVDFLDLSTEVNDVLRLPRCEVCGKPAGVDDKRFVTIEDVVEAKRRNRGEYDPERGGRDGGR, from the coding sequence ATGAACCCCGAGCGCCGAGAGCGAATCGAGCGCGCGCTCTCGAAACCCGTCCTGAATCCGGCGTTCGTGGCGACGCGGACCGACGAGAACACGATTCACGTCCGGGCCGGACCGTGGACCGGTCCCGCGATGACCATCCGGGAGACCGACGACGAGGAGGCGGTGGCGGACCTGTTCGCGTTGCTCGACGGCACCAACCCCATCGGCGAGATACTCGCCCAGTTCGATTCGGCGGACCGCGACGACCTGTTGGAACTCCTCGACGGACTCGCCCAGAAGAACGTCGTCTACGACGCCGCCGACCGCCCCGAGTCGCAGGGCTGGCCCCAACTCGTCCACTCCCGGAAGTTCGCCGACGAGAACTGTCGGCGGTTGGCGGACGCCGAGATACTGGTGGTGAACGCGGGCGAAATCGGCCCGCAAATCGCCGCGGACCTCGCTCGCGCGGGCGTCGGGGAGGTCGCGGTCACCCAACCGGTCGCGGACGCCCGCGCCGACTGCTCGCACCTCGACGGTCGGGAGAACGTCACCCTGCTGGACGACGACGTGACCGCCGCCGTCCGCGACGCCGAGTACGTCGCGTTCGCGGCCGACGGCGAGTACCCCGCGGTCGCGGCCGAACTCAATCGGGTCGCCCACGAGGCGGACACGCCGTGGATGCTCGTCCAGCGGCGCGGGTTCGACGGACTGGTCGGTCCGGTGTTCTTCCCCGGCGAGACCGGCTGTTACAACTGTCTGGAGCGGCGCATCGTCTCGAACCTCTCGAACCCCGAGGGGTACGCGAGCTACCGGAACGGACTCGGCGAGGCCGACGCGGGGAGCCTCGCCTCGGTGGGACTCCACGCCTACTCGCGGATGCTGGCGGGGTACGCGACGATAGACCTCCTCAACCTGCTGGCGTACGGACAGGCCTACACGGTCGGCAAGACGATCACCGTAGACTTCCTCGACCTCTCGACGGAGGTCAACGACGTGTTGCGACTCCCGCGGTGCGAGGTCTGCGGCAAGCCCGCGGGCGTGGACGACAAGCGATTCGTCACCATCGAAGACGTGGTGGAGGCCAAGCGACGCAACCGCGGCGAGTACGACCCCGAGCGGGGCGGCCGCGACGGGGGTCGGTAG